Proteins encoded within one genomic window of Empedobacter falsenii:
- the prfH gene encoding peptide chain release factor H translates to MKKIIQLTSGRGPAECNFVVTNVFKKFSEACTKSDIKFDVIEREIDKDFNQLSSVIIELEGNDLNTFLIPWIGTILWIGTILWIGKSPYRKFHQRKNWFIGCFELEIPKENSINPNEIVYQTMRSSGNGGQNVNKVNSAVRATHQPSGISVVSMDSRSQHQNKKIATTRLLLKLQEFETNKLKDLVQEKWNNQTSIARGNPVKIFRGDKFN, encoded by the coding sequence ATGAAAAAAATTATTCAACTTACATCGGGTAGAGGACCTGCAGAATGCAATTTTGTGGTAACTAATGTTTTTAAAAAGTTTTCGGAAGCGTGCACAAAATCCGATATTAAGTTTGACGTAATCGAAAGAGAAATTGATAAAGATTTTAATCAACTTTCATCTGTGATTATAGAACTTGAAGGGAATGATTTAAACACATTTTTGATACCTTGGATTGGAACAATTTTATGGATTGGAACAATTTTATGGATTGGTAAAAGTCCGTATCGAAAATTTCATCAACGAAAAAACTGGTTTATTGGTTGTTTTGAATTAGAAATTCCGAAAGAAAATTCAATTAATCCAAATGAAATTGTTTACCAAACAATGCGAAGTTCTGGAAATGGTGGACAAAATGTAAACAAAGTAAATTCGGCTGTTCGTGCAACGCATCAACCAAGTGGAATTTCTGTTGTTTCGATGGATTCGCGTTCGCAACATCAGAACAAAAAAATTGCAACAACACGTTTGTTATTGAAATTACAAGAATTTGAAACCAATAAATTGAAGGACTTGGTTCAAGAAAAATGGAACAATCAAACGTCTATTGCAAGAGGAAATCCTGTGAAAATATTCAGAGGAGATAAATTTAATTAA
- a CDS encoding RtcB family protein yields MGNKISGKDFIKLGFPKNNSINIAIGQIHRYRKKEKKQTILNEAKEVLLEPEKYIGHGIWGKVAEGLIKPVEVRLQELKTTRSPFSIFGENEIDEQAKFQLYDALKLPISVKGALMPDAHSGYGLPIGGVLATDNAVIPYGVGVDIGCRMSLSVYDLPASFLKGKSHQLIQILQDHTKFGMYETHKLKADHEIFERSIFDEIPILKSLKTKAYQQLGTSGGGNHFVEFGIVKLDEVKPEWNLIPGEYLAVLSHSGSRGLGANIAKYYTYLAAKQCPLPKQVQHLAWLDLGTHDGQEYWAAMNLAGDYAKACHDDIHRRIAKAIGKRIVFNIENHHNFAWKEMVDGTERIVHRKGATPAGEGVLGIIPGSMTANGYIVEGLGNESSINSASHGAGRKMSRAKCKSTITKSFMNAQLKDAEIELIGGSVDEAPFAYKNIKTVMNLQTELVKVLGTFTPKIVRMDK; encoded by the coding sequence ATGGGAAATAAAATCTCTGGAAAGGACTTCATAAAATTAGGCTTTCCAAAAAATAATTCGATCAATATTGCAATTGGGCAAATTCATCGATACAGAAAAAAAGAAAAGAAACAAACGATTCTCAACGAAGCAAAAGAAGTTTTACTCGAACCAGAAAAGTACATTGGTCACGGAATTTGGGGAAAAGTTGCGGAAGGATTGATAAAACCAGTTGAGGTTAGATTACAAGAATTGAAAACGACGCGTTCGCCTTTTTCGATTTTTGGTGAAAATGAAATTGATGAACAAGCAAAATTTCAATTGTATGACGCGTTGAAATTGCCGATTTCGGTAAAAGGCGCTTTGATGCCAGATGCACATTCAGGTTATGGATTGCCGATTGGTGGCGTTTTGGCGACGGATAATGCGGTGATTCCGTATGGAGTTGGTGTGGATATTGGTTGTAGAATGAGTCTTTCGGTTTACGATTTACCAGCCAGTTTTTTGAAAGGAAAATCGCATCAATTGATTCAGATTTTGCAAGATCATACCAAATTCGGAATGTATGAAACGCATAAATTAAAAGCTGATCACGAAATTTTTGAACGTTCTATTTTTGATGAAATTCCAATCTTGAAAAGTTTGAAAACAAAAGCTTATCAACAATTGGGAACTTCGGGCGGAGGGAATCATTTTGTTGAGTTTGGGATTGTAAAATTAGACGAGGTAAAACCAGAATGGAACTTGATTCCAGGTGAATATTTGGCTGTTTTATCGCATAGTGGTTCGCGTGGTTTGGGTGCAAATATTGCAAAATATTACACATATTTGGCGGCGAAACAATGTCCGCTTCCGAAACAAGTTCAGCATTTGGCTTGGTTGGATTTGGGTACGCACGATGGACAAGAGTATTGGGCTGCGATGAATTTGGCAGGAGATTATGCAAAGGCTTGTCACGACGATATTCACCGAAGAATTGCGAAAGCTATAGGAAAACGTATCGTTTTTAACATCGAAAATCATCACAATTTTGCGTGGAAGGAAATGGTTGATGGAACGGAACGAATTGTTCATCGCAAAGGTGCAACGCCAGCTGGAGAAGGAGTTTTAGGAATTATCCCAGGTTCGATGACCGCGAACGGTTATATTGTCGAAGGATTGGGAAATGAATCGAGTATTAATTCGGCTTCGCATGGTGCGGGACGAAAAATGTCACGTGCAAAATGTAAATCAACGATTACCAAAAGCTTTATGAATGCACAATTGAAAGATGCAGAAATTGAGCTGATAGGAGGAAGTGTTGATGAAGCGCCATTTGCGTATAAAAACATCAAAACGGTGATGAATTTACAAACCGAATTAGTGAAAGTGTTGGGAACTTTTACGCCGAAAATTGTACGAATGGATAAATAA